A region of Malaciobacter marinus DNA encodes the following proteins:
- the leuS gene encoding leucine--tRNA ligase, with protein MEYNPQDIEKKWQQYWSENNSFEPSEDTKKEKKYILSMFPYPSGRIHMGHVRNYCLGDAFARYFRKADYNVLHPIGWDSFGMPAENAAIKHKLHPKKWTYENIDYMRDELRALGLSFSENQEFATSDELYTKWEQEFIIKMYEAGLLYRKSTTVNWCEPCHTVLANEQVEEGCCWRCDTPVEQKEMPGYYVAITKYAQELLDELKTLDGSWPSQVLTMQENWIGRSEGLEFELELSKESQFKLDKQFNSFEVFTTRPDTIYGVSYSALAVEHPIVKYIIDNKLLPENKINAIKAMQKVSERDRAAMPKEGVSLEIDVIHPLTGESIPVWVANFVLASYGGGAVMAVPAHDQRDFEFAKQYSLPIKQVIVGTDGLIDNPSEAYTEYGELINSESFSGLKSNKAKKAIIYHFEQNSIGKKQINYKLRDWGVSRQRYWGAPIPFVHCDDCGLVPEKIENLPIALPDDVEITGKGNPLDTHESWKKCVCPKCGKEATRETDTLDTFVQSSWYFLRYATNHKKWQKEGISKKDADYWMDVDQYIGGIEHAILHLLYARFFTKVLNDLGYINSREPFKQLLTQGMVLKDGAKMSKSKGNVVDPDSIVEKYGADTARLFILFAAPPTKELEWNDSAVDGAFKFIKKFVQRSSHVTNEAASNFANIEHSSLSKPEKEARKKVYEALKRANDVFTKTYTFNTLIAGAMEALNALQSQENELVWAEGYYILTNILEPIIPHTCWELSDKLFDKQNFHSKIKIKEEVFSLDSIVLAVTINGKKRCEIEVAPNTSKEDILVEAKKVALKWIENKEIIKEIVVPNKLVNLVIKG; from the coding sequence ATGGAATATAATCCACAAGATATAGAAAAAAAATGGCAACAATATTGGAGCGAAAACAATAGTTTTGAACCAAGTGAAGATACGAAAAAAGAAAAAAAATATATTTTAAGTATGTTCCCATATCCAAGTGGTAGAATTCATATGGGGCATGTTAGAAATTACTGTTTAGGGGATGCTTTTGCTAGGTATTTTAGAAAAGCAGATTATAATGTATTACATCCAATTGGATGGGATAGTTTTGGAATGCCTGCTGAAAATGCTGCAATTAAGCACAAACTTCATCCTAAAAAATGGACTTATGAAAATATTGATTATATGAGAGATGAGTTGAGAGCTTTAGGATTATCTTTTTCTGAAAATCAAGAGTTTGCTACATCTGATGAACTTTATACAAAATGGGAACAAGAGTTTATTATCAAAATGTATGAAGCAGGACTTTTATATAGAAAATCAACTACTGTAAATTGGTGTGAGCCTTGTCATACAGTTTTAGCAAATGAGCAAGTAGAAGAGGGATGTTGTTGGAGATGTGATACTCCTGTTGAACAAAAAGAGATGCCAGGATATTATGTAGCTATTACAAAATATGCACAAGAATTACTTGATGAATTGAAAACTTTAGATGGTTCTTGGCCAAGTCAAGTTTTAACAATGCAAGAAAACTGGATTGGAAGAAGTGAAGGTTTAGAATTTGAGCTTGAACTTTCAAAAGAGTCTCAATTTAAACTAGATAAACAATTTAATTCATTTGAAGTATTTACAACTAGGCCTGATACAATTTATGGAGTTTCATATTCAGCTTTAGCCGTAGAGCATCCTATTGTAAAATATATTATTGATAATAAATTACTTCCAGAAAATAAAATAAATGCTATTAAAGCAATGCAAAAGGTGAGTGAAAGAGATAGAGCAGCTATGCCTAAAGAAGGTGTTTCTTTAGAAATTGATGTGATACATCCATTAACAGGTGAATCTATTCCTGTATGGGTTGCAAATTTTGTACTTGCATCATATGGTGGAGGTGCGGTTATGGCAGTTCCTGCACATGACCAAAGAGACTTTGAATTTGCAAAACAGTATAGCTTACCAATTAAACAAGTGATTGTTGGAACTGATGGTCTTATTGATAATCCAAGTGAAGCTTATACTGAATATGGAGAATTGATAAACTCTGAAAGTTTTTCAGGACTTAAAAGTAATAAAGCAAAAAAAGCAATTATTTACCACTTTGAGCAAAACTCAATTGGTAAAAAACAAATAAATTATAAATTAAGAGATTGGGGAGTATCAAGACAAAGATATTGGGGAGCTCCAATTCCTTTTGTACATTGTGATGATTGTGGTTTAGTACCTGAAAAAATAGAAAATTTACCAATTGCATTACCAGATGATGTAGAAATAACAGGAAAAGGAAATCCTTTAGATACCCATGAATCTTGGAAAAAATGTGTTTGTCCTAAATGTGGGAAAGAAGCAACAAGAGAAACAGATACTTTAGATACATTTGTTCAATCATCTTGGTATTTTTTAAGATATGCTACAAATCATAAAAAATGGCAAAAAGAGGGTATTTCTAAAAAAGATGCTGACTATTGGATGGATGTTGACCAATATATTGGTGGAATTGAACATGCAATTTTACATCTACTTTATGCAAGATTTTTTACAAAAGTATTAAATGATTTAGGATACATAAATTCAAGAGAACCATTTAAACAATTACTTACTCAAGGAATGGTGCTTAAAGATGGTGCGAAAATGTCTAAATCAAAAGGAAATGTAGTTGATCCTGACTCTATTGTAGAAAAGTATGGTGCTGATACTGCAAGACTTTTTATTCTTTTTGCTGCACCTCCAACAAAAGAATTAGAGTGGAATGACAGTGCTGTTGATGGAGCATTTAAGTTTATTAAAAAGTTTGTTCAAAGAAGTTCTCATGTTACAAATGAAGCAGCTAGTAATTTCGCAAATATTGAACACTCTTCTTTATCAAAACCTGAAAAAGAAGCAAGAAAGAAAGTTTATGAAGCATTGAAAAGAGCAAATGATGTATTTACAAAAACTTATACTTTTAATACATTAATAGCAGGAGCTATGGAAGCTTTAAATGCTTTACAATCTCAAGAAAATGAATTGGTTTGGGCTGAGGGATATTATATTTTAACAAATATTTTAGAACCTATTATTCCTCATACTTGTTGGGAATTATCAGATAAGTTATTTGATAAACAAAATTTCCATAGTAAAATAAAAATAAAAGAAGAAGTATTTTCTCTTGATTCAATAGTTTTAGCAGTTACAATAAATGGTAAAAAAAGATGCGAAATTGAAGTAGCTCCTAATACATCAAAAGAAGATATTTTAGTAGAAGCAAAAAAAGTTGCTTTAAAGTGGATTGAGAATAAAGAAATAATAAAAGAAATTGTAGTACCAAATAAATTGGTTAATTTAGTAATAAAAGGTTAG
- the secF gene encoding protein translocase subunit SecF — MEIFKSNKVYNFMGRRLPFLGFSSILFIASIVLLLVKGLNFGIDFAGGTIVQVKYEKAAPISDIRDVLKTKPEYANAIISKFGSDEEVVIRLSGSSSDLSTDISDKIHIVLDPTGNFEVRRVDIVGPKVGNELREKGLMALGLSIIIILIYVSYRFEWRFAVASILALVHDITIALGAISLFSVEVNLDILAAILTILGYSLNDTIIVFDRIREGVQSSKETALEKIVNESVSMTLSRTTLTSLTTFFVVATLFAFGGEIIHGFAFTLLVGIVVGTYSSIFIAASFLVQLKFSIADFRAKEAEKVKRQKEKEKIRAMYEKGTV, encoded by the coding sequence ATGGAAATTTTTAAATCAAACAAAGTATATAACTTCATGGGAAGAAGATTACCTTTTTTAGGTTTTTCTTCTATTTTATTTATAGCATCGATAGTTCTTTTATTAGTAAAAGGCTTAAATTTTGGTATTGATTTTGCTGGTGGAACTATTGTTCAAGTAAAATATGAAAAAGCTGCTCCAATTTCAGATATTAGAGATGTTTTAAAAACAAAACCTGAGTATGCAAATGCTATTATTTCAAAATTTGGAAGTGATGAAGAGGTTGTTATTAGACTTTCTGGTTCATCTTCTGATTTGTCAACAGATATTAGTGATAAAATTCATATTGTATTGGATCCTACTGGAAATTTTGAAGTAAGAAGAGTTGATATTGTTGGTCCAAAAGTAGGTAATGAATTAAGAGAAAAAGGACTGATGGCTTTAGGATTATCAATAATAATCATCTTAATTTACGTTAGTTATAGATTTGAATGGAGATTTGCAGTTGCTTCTATTTTAGCACTTGTGCATGATATTACTATTGCACTTGGTGCAATTTCTTTATTCTCTGTGGAAGTAAACTTAGATATCTTAGCAGCAATATTGACCATCTTAGGATATTCACTAAATGATACAATTATTGTATTTGATAGAATTAGAGAAGGGGTTCAATCTTCTAAAGAAACAGCCCTTGAAAAAATTGTAAATGAATCTGTTAGTATGACTTTATCAAGAACTACTCTTACTTCATTGACAACTTTCTTTGTTGTTGCAACACTGTTTGCATTTGGTGGTGAGATAATCCATGGATTTGCCTTTACATTACTTGTAGGTATTGTAGTAGGTACTTATTCATCTATATTTATAGCAGCATCATTCTTAGTTCAATTAAAGTTCTCTATTGCAGACTTTAGAGCTAAAGAAGCTGAAAAAGTTAAAAGACAAAAAGAGAAAGAAAAAATAAGAGCCATGTATGAAAAAGGAACAGTCTAA
- the secD gene encoding protein translocase subunit SecD, giving the protein MKIFNYRLIIFILSIIFGVVFSMPSFMQTDTGKKIALGLDLQGGLHMLLGVQTNEAVTSKIKSIATSIKYFAEEEDLLIEELSINEDSVSFTVLDGDEIPKIEKMLEKIDGLNIAIDSLDVDVSLTEEEIVRTKDLSVSQAVETIRNRLDQFGLSEPTVIRQGETDIVVQLPGIKSQEEEKSARELISKPANLELMAVDEERADRVYTMSDAQAAEYGDIILEDTNNSNVLYLVKEIPILNGDQVIDAKVAFDQSNQPIINFTLNSAGSRIFGDFTAKSIGKRLAVVLDGKVYSAPSIRERIGGGSGQISGGFTIAEAGNVAIALRSGALPASVKLLEKRSVGPSLGADSIKASMLALILGFILVVIFMVVYYRRAGFVANIALVTNIFIIISVMAMFGATLTLPGMAGIVLTVGMAVDANVIITERIRELIKKGKSIPKAIEDGYSNAMRAILDANITTLLVAVILYAYGTGPIKGFAVTISIGILASMLTAILGTHGIYEALMPKISKDKNVKKWFGVS; this is encoded by the coding sequence TTGAAAATCTTTAATTATAGACTAATAATTTTTATATTAAGTATCATATTTGGAGTTGTGTTTTCAATGCCTTCATTTATGCAGACTGATACTGGTAAAAAGATTGCATTAGGACTTGACCTTCAAGGTGGTCTTCATATGCTTTTGGGAGTTCAGACAAATGAAGCTGTAACTTCAAAAATAAAAAGTATTGCAACTTCAATAAAATATTTTGCAGAAGAAGAAGACCTATTAATCGAAGAGTTAAGTATCAACGAAGATAGTGTGAGTTTTACGGTATTAGATGGTGATGAAATTCCAAAAATTGAAAAAATGTTGGAAAAAATCGATGGCTTAAATATTGCTATTGATTCTTTAGATGTTGATGTAAGTTTAACAGAAGAAGAAATAGTAAGAACAAAAGACTTATCTGTATCTCAAGCAGTTGAAACTATTAGAAATAGACTTGACCAGTTTGGTTTATCTGAACCTACGGTTATAAGACAGGGTGAAACTGATATTGTTGTACAACTTCCTGGAATTAAATCTCAAGAAGAAGAAAAATCAGCAAGAGAATTAATCTCAAAACCCGCAAACTTAGAACTTATGGCTGTTGATGAAGAAAGAGCTGATAGAGTTTATACTATGAGTGATGCACAAGCAGCTGAATATGGTGATATTATTTTAGAAGATACAAACAACTCAAATGTGTTATATCTTGTAAAAGAAATACCAATTTTAAATGGTGATCAAGTAATAGATGCAAAAGTAGCATTTGATCAATCAAATCAACCAATAATTAATTTTACTTTAAACTCAGCTGGTTCAAGAATCTTTGGTGATTTTACAGCAAAAAGCATTGGTAAAAGACTTGCTGTTGTTTTAGATGGAAAAGTATATTCTGCTCCTTCAATTAGAGAAAGAATTGGTGGAGGAAGTGGACAAATTTCTGGTGGATTTACTATTGCAGAAGCTGGAAATGTTGCTATTGCTTTAAGAAGTGGTGCCTTACCTGCATCTGTTAAGCTTTTAGAAAAAAGAAGTGTAGGACCATCTCTTGGTGCTGATTCTATTAAAGCTTCAATGCTTGCACTTATTCTAGGGTTTATTTTAGTTGTAATTTTTATGGTAGTTTACTATAGACGTGCTGGGTTTGTTGCTAATATTGCACTAGTTACAAATATTTTTATTATTATATCTGTAATGGCAATGTTTGGAGCTACTTTAACTCTGCCTGGTATGGCTGGTATAGTTTTAACTGTTGGTATGGCTGTTGATGCTAATGTTATTATCACTGAAAGAATTAGAGAATTAATTAAAAAAGGCAAGTCAATTCCAAAAGCTATTGAAGATGGTTATTCAAATGCAATGAGAGCAATCTTAGATGCAAATATTACAACACTATTGGTTGCTGTAATACTTTATGCTTATGGTACAGGTCCTATTAAAGGGTTTGCTGTGACTATTTCTATTGGTATTTTAGCATCTATGTTAACAGCAATTTTAGGTACACATGGTATTTATGAAGCACTAATGCCAAAAATATCAAAAGATAAAAACGTTAAAAAATGGTTTGGAGTTAGTTAA
- the catB gene encoding type B chloramphenicol O-acetyltransferase — protein MNNFFESPFIGKSIKEQITNPNIICDDYSYYSGYYHGHSFNECARYLMHDRNDVDKLRIGKFCSIGSGASFIMAGNQGHNSKWISTFPFFYQDNEIFLSAKDAFIKAGDTIIGNDVWIGSEAMIMPGINIGHGAIIGSRALVTKDVEPYSVVGGNPAKEIKKRLNKEDIKILLEIKWWNWDKKHLKGAIEFLCSEDILNLYNYYLEKVK, from the coding sequence ATGAATAATTTTTTTGAATCACCTTTTATAGGTAAGTCGATAAAAGAGCAAATAACTAATCCAAATATAATTTGTGATGATTATAGTTACTACTCTGGGTACTATCACGGTCATAGTTTTAATGAATGTGCAAGATATTTGATGCATGATAGAAATGATGTGGATAAACTAAGAATTGGTAAATTTTGTTCTATTGGAAGTGGAGCAAGTTTTATTATGGCTGGAAATCAAGGTCATAATTCTAAATGGATAAGTACCTTTCCTTTTTTCTATCAAGATAATGAAATATTTTTAAGTGCAAAAGATGCTTTTATTAAAGCTGGTGACACAATTATAGGTAATGATGTGTGGATAGGAAGTGAAGCTATGATTATGCCAGGAATTAATATAGGTCATGGAGCTATTATAGGAAGTCGTGCTTTAGTTACAAAAGATGTAGAACCTTATAGTGTAGTAGGAGGAAATCCTGCAAAAGAGATAAAAAAAAGATTAAATAAAGAAGATATAAAAATACTACTAGAAATAAAATGGTGGAACTGGGACAAAAAACATTTAAAAGGTGCTATAGAATTTTTATGTAGTGAAGATATTTTGAATCTTTATAATTACTACTTAGAAAAAGTAAAATAA
- a CDS encoding peptidoglycan DD-metalloendopeptidase family protein, giving the protein MKNRLIITVSDVSGTKSYNIHQFVRKFLKIFIVVALLVLGSSFWLISYLNKEITEVKQTKEEQISSLEKKEKELLAQNSFYSNQIKGKVDDIEELSSKLDHLEEIIGIKKDDDAGPIKRATLATMTTVEKVFMLKIIPNGSPLKKTVITSSYGYRTHPITKKKKFHRGIDFRARMRTKVYATADGIVSYVRSRDRGGFGRVVKIMHGYGFQTVYAHLNKTKVKLGQVIRKGELVGLSGNSGTSSGPHLHYEIRYGVKIISPYYFTKWNMKNYDTIFKKQRRIPWESLVKLISDHKKIVQQ; this is encoded by the coding sequence ATGAAAAATAGATTAATTATTACAGTATCAGATGTAAGTGGAACAAAATCATATAATATACATCAATTTGTTAGAAAATTTCTTAAAATATTTATAGTTGTAGCACTATTGGTTTTAGGTAGTAGTTTTTGGTTGATTTCATATTTAAATAAAGAAATAACTGAAGTAAAACAGACTAAAGAAGAACAAATTTCATCTTTAGAAAAAAAAGAAAAAGAGTTATTAGCTCAAAATAGTTTTTATTCTAATCAAATCAAGGGTAAAGTTGATGATATAGAAGAGTTAAGTTCAAAACTTGATCATCTTGAAGAAATTATAGGAATAAAAAAAGACGATGATGCAGGTCCTATAAAAAGAGCAACCTTAGCAACTATGACTACAGTTGAAAAAGTTTTTATGCTAAAGATTATTCCAAATGGAAGTCCTTTAAAAAAGACAGTGATAACTTCAAGTTATGGCTATAGAACACATCCCATAACTAAAAAGAAGAAGTTTCACAGAGGTATTGATTTTAGAGCTAGAATGAGAACTAAAGTTTATGCAACTGCTGATGGAATTGTAAGTTATGTTCGTTCAAGAGACAGAGGTGGTTTTGGACGAGTTGTTAAAATTATGCATGGATATGGTTTTCAAACTGTTTATGCACATTTAAATAAAACAAAAGTTAAACTAGGACAAGTTATAAGAAAAGGTGAACTAGTTGGGCTTAGTGGAAATAGTGGAACAAGTTCAGGACCTCATTTACATTATGAAATTAGGTATGGAGTAAAGATAATTAGTCCTTATTATTTCACAAAATGGAATATGAAAAACTATGATACGATTTTTAAAAAACAAAGGAGAATTCCATGGGAATCTTTGGTAAAACTAATAAGCGATCACAAGAAAATAGTGCAACAGTAA
- a CDS encoding Mur ligase family protein gives MQENLKDIDLQSFLKYKTLYYDKIDFSIVKNSWECLKTYIDLPYVIHIVGTNGKGSTGRFLAHYLHKKNFNVVHYSSPHIINFNERIWLNGNDVSNEVLENAHKFVQEILDIKLLEKLTYFEYTTLLALFISSKCDYIILEAGLGGEFDATNVVTNNLSLITTIDLDHQSFLGNSVEEIARTKMRACDNHMIIGYQIHNSVKDVAFKVKEEIKKEFNKEISVNTLDSFEKYTLKTNFAKYLLKNLHLVIACLEYLKIDIDTNLFNDVKLKGRCEKIASNITIDVGHNPLAARALKEHFKDKKITLIYNSYKDKDYKEVLRVLKPIIDEVIIIEIDDKRIVDKLNLLEICKSYNIMASFNLELKNDKEYLVFGSFLVVDKFLGFLGVDEK, from the coding sequence ATGCAAGAAAATTTGAAAGATATAGATTTACAAAGTTTTTTAAAATATAAAACTCTTTATTATGACAAAATAGACTTCTCAATAGTTAAAAACTCTTGGGAGTGTCTAAAAACTTATATTGATTTGCCATATGTAATTCATATTGTTGGAACAAATGGTAAAGGTAGTACAGGGAGATTTTTAGCGCATTATCTACATAAAAAAAATTTCAATGTAGTTCATTATAGCTCACCACATATTATAAATTTCAATGAAAGAATATGGTTAAACGGAAACGATGTAAGTAATGAAGTGCTTGAAAATGCGCATAAGTTTGTACAAGAAATTCTTGATATTAAACTATTGGAAAAACTTACATATTTTGAATATACAACACTTCTTGCTTTGTTTATTAGTTCAAAATGTGATTATATAATCTTAGAAGCTGGACTTGGAGGAGAATTTGATGCAACTAATGTTGTAACAAATAACCTTAGCTTAATAACAACAATTGATTTAGATCATCAATCTTTTTTAGGTAATAGTGTTGAAGAAATAGCAAGAACTAAAATGCGTGCTTGTGATAATCATATGATAATAGGATATCAAATTCATAATAGTGTAAAAGATGTTGCTTTTAAAGTAAAAGAAGAAATTAAAAAAGAGTTTAATAAAGAAATATCAGTAAATACTCTTGATAGTTTTGAGAAGTATACTTTAAAAACTAATTTTGCAAAATATTTATTAAAAAATCTTCATTTGGTAATTGCTTGTTTGGAATATCTTAAAATAGATATAGATACAAATCTTTTTAATGATGTAAAATTAAAAGGAAGATGTGAAAAAATAGCATCTAATATCACTATAGATGTTGGACATAATCCTTTAGCTGCAAGAGCTTTAAAAGAGCATTTTAAAGATAAAAAAATTACATTAATATACAATTCTTATAAAGATAAAGATTACAAAGAGGTTTTAAGAGTTTTAAAACCTATAATTGATGAAGTAATTATTATTGAAATTGATGATAAAAGAATTGTAGATAAACTGAATTTATTAGAAATTTGTAAAAGTTACAATATAATGGCAAGTTTTAATCTTGAACTAAAAAATGATAAAGAGTATTTAGTATTTGGTTCTTTTTTAGTAGTAGATAAATTTTTAGGTTTTTTAGGTGTTGATGAAAAATAG
- a CDS encoding DUF6394 family protein, producing MDWGKVTYIFFSLMSLTTTAGFIYEPNAVALFLAAGVNVISTILKIGVKNLLAAELLASSLVADLHLIPAFMVLTFTGDERLSIALAIGAVVANLFSIALALIESAKSESKDIY from the coding sequence ATGGATTGGGGCAAGGTTACTTATATATTTTTCTCACTCATGTCACTCACAACAACAGCAGGTTTTATCTATGAACCAAATGCAGTTGCACTGTTTTTAGCAGCAGGTGTAAACGTAATATCAACTATTTTAAAAATTGGTGTAAAAAATCTTTTAGCAGCAGAACTCTTAGCAAGTTCTTTAGTTGCAGATTTACACTTAATTCCTGCGTTTATGGTATTGACTTTTACGGGTGATGAAAGATTATCAATTGCATTAGCAATAGGTGCAGTTGTGGCAAATCTTTTCTCAATAGCATTAGCACTAATTGAGAGTGCAAAAAGCGAAAGTAAGGATATTTATTAA
- the lptE gene encoding LPS assembly lipoprotein LptE, translated as MKKSLLVLISFFVISILIGCGYKPSSYYAKQQIKGNVFVDLFVNLKDPKNSVLIKDAMNELLVHRLDAKLVTNKDEADTIIYLKLGSVSMNELDYDKQGFTKLYRANVNVNVRYENSEYNNSFNVSGTHEFSIEGTTITDTKRFEAIKSAASKALEEVISKIAVYSFKK; from the coding sequence ATGAAAAAGAGTCTATTAGTACTAATTTCATTTTTTGTAATATCTATTTTAATAGGGTGTGGATATAAGCCTTCAAGTTATTATGCAAAACAGCAAATTAAAGGAAATGTATTTGTTGATTTATTTGTAAATCTAAAAGATCCAAAAAACTCAGTTTTAATCAAAGATGCAATGAATGAGCTTTTAGTACATAGGCTAGATGCAAAACTAGTTACAAATAAAGATGAAGCTGATACGATTATTTATTTAAAACTTGGTAGTGTATCTATGAATGAACTTGATTATGATAAACAAGGTTTTACAAAGCTTTATAGAGCAAATGTAAATGTAAATGTAAGATATGAAAATAGTGAATACAATAATTCATTTAATGTGTCTGGAACTCATGAGTTTTCTATTGAGGGAACAACTATAACAGATACAAAAAGATTTGAAGCAATTAAAAGTGCGGCTTCAAAAGCTTTAGAAGAGGTTATCTCGAAAATTGCAGTTTACTCTTTTAAAAAGTAG